The following proteins are encoded in a genomic region of Deltaproteobacteria bacterium:
- a CDS encoding competence/damage-inducible protein A: protein MKIEVITIGDEILSGNIVDTNFAWIAEKLWSAGHQLHGHSSVRDEPEEISRALLAAVGRSEAALVTGGLGPTTDDITLEVAAKAFSLPMVMDQEALQNIRDRFQKIGRAMTPNNEKQALLLKGSRVISNTIGTAPGCQLHYQGTEFFFMPGVPREMKQQFEETVFPWVQKNDKDKRGFYQKVLRCFGKPEATIGHELEGIDLTGVDLAYRVSFPEILLKVSAWGKKKEEIAKKVGVVEKEIRKRLGPTVYAEGDEPLGESPFAKVVGELLVACKATLAVAESCTGGFLASLITDVPGSSRYFERGVVTYSNKSKTELLRVPEALLKTFGAVSSETASAMALGIRKSSGATYGIGITGIAGPEGGTAEKVVGTVFIGLATPEGTEAKEFHFPTNRDWFKRVAAFMALDLLRRHLLKLS from the coding sequence ATGAAGATCGAAGTGATCACCATCGGTGACGAAATCCTCTCCGGAAATATTGTTGATACCAATTTTGCCTGGATCGCCGAAAAACTCTGGTCGGCCGGGCATCAACTCCATGGACACAGCTCGGTACGGGATGAGCCGGAAGAGATCAGTCGTGCCCTGCTGGCCGCGGTTGGGCGTTCCGAAGCGGCCTTGGTCACCGGAGGGCTTGGGCCGACGACCGACGACATTACTTTGGAAGTGGCTGCGAAGGCCTTCAGTTTACCGATGGTCATGGATCAAGAGGCGTTGCAAAATATCCGTGACCGGTTTCAGAAAATCGGCCGGGCAATGACCCCCAACAATGAGAAACAAGCCCTTCTGCTGAAAGGATCGCGAGTCATTTCCAATACGATCGGTACCGCCCCTGGTTGTCAACTCCACTATCAAGGAACCGAATTTTTCTTTATGCCTGGCGTTCCTCGGGAGATGAAACAACAGTTTGAAGAAACAGTTTTCCCATGGGTCCAAAAAAATGACAAAGACAAGAGAGGTTTTTACCAGAAGGTCCTGCGTTGTTTTGGCAAGCCGGAGGCAACGATCGGTCATGAGCTGGAGGGGATTGATCTGACGGGGGTTGATCTGGCGTACAGGGTTTCATTTCCGGAAATCCTTCTCAAGGTTTCCGCCTGGGGAAAGAAAAAAGAGGAGATTGCTAAAAAAGTGGGGGTTGTTGAGAAAGAAATTCGAAAAAGACTGGGGCCGACCGTTTATGCAGAAGGGGATGAACCGTTGGGTGAATCACCCTTCGCCAAAGTGGTAGGGGAATTATTGGTGGCTTGTAAGGCAACGCTTGCTGTGGCGGAGTCTTGCACGGGAGGGTTTTTGGCCAGTCTGATTACCGATGTCCCGGGCAGTTCCCGTTATTTTGAGAGAGGGGTGGTGACCTACAGCAATAAATCCAAGACGGAATTGTTGAGGGTCCCGGAGGCGCTCCTCAAGACCTTTGGGGCGGTCAGTTCAGAGACCGCCTCGGCGATGGCTTTGGGGATTCGAAAATCGAGCGGCGCCACTTACGGGATCGGCATTACCGGTATCGCTGGGCCGGAGGGGGGAACGGCGGAAAAGGTTGTTGGGACAGTCTTCATTGGGCTTGCTACTCCTGAAGGGACCGAGGCCAAAGAATTTCACTTCCCGACCAACCGGGACTGGTTCAAGAGGGTCGCGGCCTTCATGGCGCTGGACCTGTTGCGACGGCACCTTCTAAAACTCAGTTGA
- a CDS encoding phosphatidylglycerophosphatase A — protein sequence MKRLTIMLASGFGVGYSPAGGTLGSVWGLLLFTCLHSLPPLTYVLTLVTFFFVAVFISSQAERIFGEKDSGKIVIDEMVGMMIAVSFLPFSFQNLILGFIFFRVLDIFKPFPIRVLEKKLAGGLGVVMDDVAAGLVANLLLRAITHWL from the coding sequence ATGAAACGTCTCACGATCATGCTGGCCAGTGGTTTTGGAGTCGGTTATTCCCCGGCTGGCGGGACCCTGGGTTCTGTTTGGGGACTTCTCCTCTTCACTTGTCTTCATTCCCTTCCTCCTCTGACCTATGTCCTGACGTTAGTGACATTCTTTTTTGTAGCGGTCTTTATTTCTTCCCAGGCGGAGCGGATCTTTGGGGAAAAGGATTCAGGCAAGATTGTGATCGATGAAATGGTCGGGATGATGATCGCTGTTTCCTTTCTCCCCTTTAGTTTTCAAAATCTTATCCTAGGTTTCATTTTCTTCAGGGTTCTGGATATTTTCAAACCGTTTCCGATCAGGGTGCTTGAAAAAAAGTTAGCCGGTGGGTTAGGGGTAGTGATGGATGATGTCGCTGCCGGTCTTGTCGCCAATCTTCTCCTGCGTGCCATCACGCACTGGTTATGA
- a CDS encoding 3-oxoacyl-ACP reductase FabG yields the protein MVLKDKVAVVTGGGQGIGKAVAEKLALEGAAVAILEMNAESGAATATAIERTKGKALFFKTDCTKRAEVESAVQAIVQQWQKVDILVNNIGWSKDSFFIEEDEAYWDKVLDISLKASILVSHACLKEMAKQGGGKIVNISSDAGRVGQLRGVVYSAAKGGIIGLTKALAREAARYKISVNCVCPGPTDTQLYKDCIPDKIKEQFVNLIPFRRIAEPSEVAEAVFFFCSPSANYITGQVLSASGGLTMAG from the coding sequence ATGGTCTTAAAAGACAAAGTTGCCGTGGTCACCGGGGGTGGCCAGGGGATCGGCAAGGCGGTTGCCGAAAAACTGGCGCTGGAAGGAGCCGCCGTCGCCATTTTAGAGATGAATGCGGAGAGCGGCGCCGCAACCGCTACCGCCATTGAACGAACCAAAGGAAAGGCGCTATTTTTTAAAACCGACTGTACAAAGCGGGCCGAGGTGGAATCGGCGGTGCAAGCTATTGTTCAACAATGGCAAAAAGTCGATATCCTGGTCAACAACATCGGTTGGTCGAAAGACAGCTTCTTTATTGAAGAAGATGAGGCGTACTGGGACAAGGTCCTCGACATCTCCCTCAAGGCCTCCATCCTGGTCAGCCATGCCTGTCTGAAAGAGATGGCCAAGCAGGGAGGGGGAAAGATCGTCAATATTTCTTCGGATGCCGGTCGTGTCGGGCAATTACGGGGGGTTGTCTATTCCGCCGCCAAGGGGGGGATTATCGGATTAACGAAGGCGCTCGCGCGAGAAGCGGCCCGCTATAAGATCAGTGTGAACTGCGTCTGCCCCGGCCCGACCGACACCCAGCTTTACAAGGATTGTATCCCGGATAAAATCAAGGAGCAGTTTGTGAATCTAATTCCGTTCCGCAGGATCGCGGAACCTTCTGAAGTGGCCGAGGCGGTCTTTTTCTTCTGTTCCCCCTCCGCCAATTACATCACTGGTCAAGTTCTTTCTGCCTCCGGCGGATTGACTATGGCCGGTTAA
- a CDS encoding biotin transporter BioY, whose translation MSAVQLVFERTRKIAFSKHIGALGFAVLIGLGASWKVSLPFTPVPITGQTLFLLLGAAFLKRYYSLEMVGFYLLFGGLGLPFFAGGVGGWGYFTGATGGYLIGFVLASALLGFGIDRCPKRWQQLLLFFVAAKVIFVPGLLWLKLFLNIDWAKAIALGFTPFVIGDFLKIGLAFSLYSLPSLRVKN comes from the coding sequence ATGTCTGCGGTTCAACTTGTCTTTGAAAGAACCAGGAAAATTGCCTTCTCAAAACATATCGGGGCCTTGGGGTTCGCGGTTCTGATCGGGCTTGGGGCCTCATGGAAGGTTTCTCTTCCTTTCACGCCGGTACCGATTACCGGACAGACCCTTTTTCTCCTCCTTGGGGCCGCTTTCTTGAAGCGATATTATTCGCTCGAAATGGTCGGGTTCTACCTCCTCTTTGGAGGGCTTGGGCTTCCATTTTTTGCCGGTGGGGTCGGGGGGTGGGGTTATTTTACAGGGGCGACAGGGGGGTATCTGATCGGTTTTGTCCTCGCCTCCGCCCTGCTCGGTTTTGGAATCGACCGTTGCCCCAAACGGTGGCAACAGCTTTTGCTTTTCTTCGTTGCGGCCAAGGTCATTTTTGTCCCTGGTCTCCTTTGGCTCAAGCTCTTTTTAAATATCGATTGGGCCAAGGCGATCGCCTTGGGCTTCACCCCGTTTGTGATCGGCGATTTTCTCAAAATTGGTCTCGCTTTTTCCCTCTATTCCCTGCCTTCCTTACGCGTAAAAAACTAG
- the rpmE gene encoding 50S ribosomal protein L31, with the protein MREKIHPQYHDVKVACACGNIIETASTVKDISVTICAKCHPFFTGKHKLIDTAGRVERFQKRYAKKPEVKAKKH; encoded by the coding sequence ATGAGAGAGAAGATTCATCCCCAATATCATGACGTGAAGGTCGCCTGCGCCTGCGGCAACATCATTGAGACCGCCTCGACGGTCAAGGATATCTCGGTCACCATTTGCGCCAAATGCCACCCCTTCTTTACCGGCAAACACAAGCTGATCGATACCGCCGGACGTGTGGAACGGTTCCAGAAGCGTTACGCCAAGAAGCCAGAAGTGAAAGCCAAAAAACATTAG
- the prfA gene encoding peptide chain release factor 1, whose protein sequence is MFQKLDEVEKKFDSLSERLSDPKVIGDPSQYRKLSKEHASLKELIETYRRYKKILKESEENKTLLLEKDEELKKMAKEESLRLQTKREAVQEKLKLLLLPKDPNDEKNILLEIRAGTGGDEAALFAADLFRMYSKYAETRGWRVELMDSSPTGIGGLKEVIALISGQNVYSDLKYESGIHRVQRVPKTETSGRIHTSAVTVAVLAEADDLDVQIDEKDLTIDVFRASGPGGQGVNTTDSAVRITHKLSGLVVVCRDERSQIKNRAKAMKILKARLLEMEQKKQEEAESKVRKSMVGSGDRSEKIRTYNFPQNRLTDHRVGLTLHQLDHLMEGHLEEVISPLRNYFQAEALKAAQE, encoded by the coding sequence ATGTTTCAAAAATTAGACGAGGTTGAAAAGAAATTCGATTCACTCTCAGAACGTCTGAGCGACCCGAAGGTGATTGGCGACCCCTCCCAATACCGAAAACTCTCCAAGGAGCATGCCTCGCTCAAGGAATTGATTGAAACCTACCGCCGTTACAAAAAAATTCTGAAAGAGTCCGAGGAAAACAAGACGCTTCTCCTGGAAAAAGACGAGGAGCTTAAAAAAATGGCAAAGGAGGAATCGCTCCGGTTGCAAACCAAAAGAGAAGCGGTGCAGGAAAAACTGAAGCTCCTCCTCCTGCCGAAAGACCCGAACGACGAAAAAAATATCCTCCTTGAAATCCGGGCCGGCACCGGGGGGGACGAAGCCGCCCTGTTCGCGGCCGACCTTTTCCGGATGTACTCCAAATATGCGGAGACCCGGGGGTGGCGCGTGGAACTGATGGATTCCAGCCCGACAGGGATCGGCGGTCTCAAAGAGGTCATCGCCCTCATCTCCGGACAGAATGTCTACAGTGACTTGAAGTATGAAAGCGGCATCCACCGGGTTCAGCGTGTCCCAAAAACCGAAACCTCCGGCCGGATTCACACCTCCGCCGTCACCGTCGCCGTCTTGGCCGAAGCGGACGACCTCGATGTGCAAATCGACGAAAAAGATTTGACGATCGATGTCTTTCGCGCCTCTGGCCCTGGCGGTCAAGGGGTCAACACAACCGATTCCGCTGTTCGGATCACGCATAAATTATCCGGACTCGTCGTGGTCTGCCGGGATGAACGGTCCCAGATTAAAAACAGGGCAAAGGCGATGAAGATTCTCAAAGCCCGCCTCCTCGAGATGGAACAGAAGAAACAGGAAGAGGCAGAATCCAAGGTGAGAAAATCGATGGTCGGTTCCGGGGACCGGAGCGAAAAGATCCGGACCTATAATTTTCCGCAAAATCGTCTGACCGATCACCGGGTCGGGCTCACCCTGCACCAACTGGACCATCTGATGGAGGGGCATTTGGAAGAGGTCATATCGCCTCTCAGAAATTATTTTCAGGCGGAGGCCCTCAAGGCGGCCCAAGAGTAG
- a CDS encoding peptide chain release factor N(5)-glutamine methyltransferase: MPETPPQWTILSLLQETTPYFEKKGIPNPRLDAELLLAAVLEIGRIDLYTSHDKKVSEKNLARFKELIARRAEREPLQYILGETEFWGLKIKVTPDVLIPRPETELLVEKALQQAGDGLSGTDNRFCSDAAKSLSALSARLKPEGFCESGLRELPSNPSPAWRILDIGTGSGCIAIALAKNLPRSKITATDISAKALELARGNARRNRVENQIEWIKTDLFPTRKGGTSPAPTPLYDLIISNPPYIAETEFAGLQPEVRDYEPREALLGGRDGLAIIRRILAKAASYLKPEGVLILEIGEKQKESLQREQQNWSFSKMTFLKDYQGIDRILIAKR, from the coding sequence GTGCCTGAGACACCCCCCCAGTGGACCATCCTTTCACTCCTCCAAGAAACAACCCCCTACTTTGAAAAAAAGGGGATCCCGAATCCCCGCCTGGATGCCGAACTCCTCCTGGCCGCCGTGTTAGAGATTGGGAGGATCGATCTCTATACCAGCCACGATAAAAAAGTTTCAGAAAAAAATCTTGCCCGATTTAAAGAGCTGATTGCGCGCCGTGCTGAACGGGAACCACTCCAATACATTCTGGGGGAGACGGAATTCTGGGGACTCAAAATAAAGGTGACACCGGATGTGCTGATTCCAAGGCCGGAGACTGAGCTGTTGGTGGAAAAGGCATTGCAACAGGCAGGGGATGGACTGTCTGGTACCGATAATCGATTTTGCTCAGACGCCGCAAAATCGTTATCTGCACTCTCGGCCCGATTAAAACCAGAAGGCTTTTGTGAATCGGGCCTGCGAGAGCTACCATCCAATCCATCCCCTGCCTGGCGAATTCTCGACATAGGCACCGGCTCCGGTTGCATCGCCATTGCCCTCGCCAAAAATCTTCCGAGATCTAAGATCACAGCAACCGACATCTCCGCAAAGGCGTTGGAACTGGCCCGAGGAAATGCTCGGAGGAACAGGGTGGAAAATCAGATTGAATGGATCAAGACCGACCTGTTTCCTACAAGAAAGGGCGGGACAAGTCCCGCCCCTACACCTTTATATGATCTCATTATTTCTAACCCCCCTTACATCGCCGAGACCGAGTTTGCCGGACTCCAACCGGAGGTTCGGGATTACGAACCGAGAGAGGCCCTGCTCGGCGGGAGAGACGGCCTGGCGATAATCCGCAGGATCCTTGCCAAGGCCGCTTCTTATCTAAAACCGGAAGGAGTTCTCATCCTTGAGATTGGAGAAAAACAAAAGGAGTCCCTTCAAAGGGAACAACAGAATTGGTCTTTTTCAAAAATGACCTTTCTAAAGGACTATCAGGGAATCGATAGGATCCTGATTGCCAAACGGTAA
- the murA gene encoding UDP-N-acetylglucosamine 1-carboxyvinyltransferase, which translates to MDKIVIKGERPLKGKVKISGAKNSALPILFASILTEGWNTFHNIPNLRDIQTTTQLLEFFGMKLKNGWINHTGDFCVTANGFHSHEAPYELVRTMRASVLALGPLLSRLGKAKVSLPGGCAIGARPINLHLKGLEQMGAKIEIEGGYVNATAKKLHGARVNFDTVTVTGTENLMMAATLADGETILENAAQEPEVVDLAHALIKMGARIDGAGTKTIRIEGVPELRGVEHTVIPDRVEAATFMMASAITGGNILIENTHSSDLESLIAKLTETGVKIRQEKEGLRVEGPKKLKAADITTAPFPGFATDFQAQFMACMTVAEGNSTITETIFENRFMHALEMIRMGANIKIEGKTAIVSGTKKLSGAPVMASDLRASAALILAGLTADGITEIHRVYHIDRGYEKIEKKLRKLGAKLKRVKVKY; encoded by the coding sequence ATGGACAAGATTGTTATTAAAGGAGAGCGCCCCCTAAAGGGCAAAGTTAAAATCAGCGGGGCCAAGAATTCCGCCCTGCCGATCCTGTTTGCCTCCATCCTCACTGAAGGCTGGAATACCTTTCACAACATCCCCAATCTCCGGGATATCCAAACCACAACCCAACTCCTGGAATTCTTCGGGATGAAATTAAAAAATGGCTGGATCAATCATACCGGCGACTTTTGTGTAACCGCCAATGGTTTTCACAGCCACGAGGCCCCTTACGAACTGGTCCGGACGATGAGGGCCTCCGTTCTGGCTCTTGGCCCCCTGCTCTCCCGTCTCGGCAAGGCCAAGGTCTCCCTGCCGGGCGGTTGTGCCATCGGGGCGCGCCCGATTAACCTCCACCTGAAAGGACTCGAACAGATGGGGGCAAAGATAGAAATTGAAGGGGGATACGTCAATGCCACCGCCAAAAAACTGCATGGGGCAAGGGTCAATTTTGATACCGTCACCGTCACCGGGACCGAAAACCTGATGATGGCCGCCACCCTTGCCGACGGAGAAACAATTTTGGAGAACGCCGCTCAGGAACCGGAGGTGGTCGATCTGGCTCATGCGTTGATCAAGATGGGAGCTCGAATCGACGGGGCCGGGACAAAAACAATCCGGATTGAAGGGGTGCCCGAGTTGAGAGGTGTAGAACATACCGTCATCCCTGATCGGGTCGAAGCGGCCACATTCATGATGGCCTCCGCCATTACGGGGGGAAATATTCTGATCGAAAACACTCACTCCTCCGACCTGGAATCACTCATCGCCAAACTGACCGAGACGGGTGTCAAGATCCGACAGGAAAAGGAAGGGCTCCGGGTCGAGGGACCCAAGAAACTGAAGGCGGCCGATATCACTACCGCCCCCTTTCCCGGTTTCGCCACTGATTTTCAGGCGCAGTTTATGGCCTGCATGACGGTTGCCGAAGGGAATTCAACCATCACAGAAACAATTTTTGAAAACCGTTTCATGCATGCCCTGGAAATGATCCGGATGGGGGCCAATATCAAGATCGAGGGAAAGACAGCGATCGTCAGCGGCACCAAGAAACTCTCCGGCGCCCCGGTCATGGCCTCCGACCTCCGCGCCTCAGCCGCCTTGATCCTCGCCGGACTCACCGCCGATGGGATCACCGAGATTCACCGTGTCTATCATATCGACCGTGGTTACGAAAAGATTGAAAAGAAACTCCGCAAACTCGGAGCAAAACTCAAACGAGTAAAGGTGAAATATTAA
- the hisD gene encoding histidinol dehydrogenase, with protein sequence MNRSVTKIVLQILSRVQKEGDKALIGYTRRFDRLPKSHHLEVTGKERREAWRKADPVIVQALKKAAKRIRHFHEHQKSVLFKKQWGYTLEGIRIGQKCEPISRVGIYVPGGRATYPSTVLMNSIPAKVAGVNELIMASPWPGGVVNPYTLIAAELAGVDRLFKIGGAQAVAALAFGTQSIPKVDKIVGPGNIFVATAKRLVFGQVGIDMIAGPTEVVIIADESARADWVASDLISQAEHDPEARAILISPSSTLIRNVKREVERSVPRSPRKKILEASFENHGRCLRVKNLKEACEKANRLAPEHLVLMTRSPRKILPLVKNAGAIFLGHYSPVALGDYAAGPNHVLPTAATARFSSPLGVGDFLKSSSLIEASAQGLAKITPMIEKLALVEGLTGHAESVRVRSR encoded by the coding sequence ATTAACCGGTCCGTTACAAAAATAGTCCTCCAGATCCTTTCCAGGGTCCAAAAAGAGGGGGACAAGGCCCTTATCGGCTACACACGGCGTTTTGACAGGCTCCCAAAATCTCACCATCTCGAAGTCACTGGCAAGGAACGGAGGGAGGCTTGGCGAAAAGCCGACCCTGTCATCGTACAGGCCTTAAAAAAAGCGGCCAAACGGATCCGCCATTTCCACGAGCACCAAAAATCAGTCCTTTTCAAAAAACAGTGGGGTTATACCCTTGAGGGAATCCGTATCGGCCAAAAGTGCGAACCGATCAGCCGAGTTGGTATCTACGTCCCTGGTGGACGGGCCACCTACCCTTCGACGGTCCTGATGAATAGCATCCCCGCCAAGGTGGCCGGAGTCAACGAGCTGATCATGGCCTCTCCCTGGCCAGGCGGAGTCGTTAATCCCTACACCCTCATCGCCGCAGAACTTGCCGGCGTCGATCGCCTCTTCAAGATCGGAGGGGCTCAAGCGGTGGCGGCCTTAGCCTTTGGAACGCAATCGATCCCAAAGGTGGACAAGATTGTCGGCCCCGGAAACATTTTTGTGGCGACGGCCAAAAGACTGGTCTTTGGTCAGGTGGGGATTGACATGATCGCCGGACCGACGGAGGTCGTCATCATCGCCGACGAATCGGCCCGCGCCGACTGGGTCGCCTCTGACCTCATCAGTCAGGCGGAACATGACCCGGAGGCGAGGGCGATTTTAATCTCCCCCTCTTCAACGCTGATCCGGAATGTAAAAAGGGAAGTAGAACGATCCGTCCCCCGGTCGCCGCGAAAAAAGATCCTGGAGGCCTCCTTTGAAAATCATGGGCGCTGTCTTCGGGTGAAAAATCTGAAAGAGGCCTGCGAAAAGGCAAACCGGTTGGCCCCCGAACATCTGGTCTTGATGACCCGGTCCCCCCGAAAAATTTTGCCGCTTGTGAAAAACGCCGGCGCCATTTTTCTGGGCCACTATTCCCCCGTCGCTTTGGGGGACTACGCCGCCGGGCCGAACCATGTCCTGCCAACCGCCGCCACTGCCCGATTTTCATCACCATTGGGGGTCGGTGATTTTTTAAAATCGTCCAGCCTGATTGAGGCCTCCGCCCAAGGGTTGGCCAAGATCACACCGATGATTGAAAAATTGGCCCTCGTCGAGGGATTGACGGGTCACGCCGAATCTGTCAGAGTGAGATCTCGATGA
- the hisB gene encoding imidazoleglycerol-phosphate dehydratase HisB, whose product MRKVNVSRKTKETSIVLELNLDGKGSYSIRTPIPFLNHMLELFTKHGLFDLKLKATGDTHVDDHHLVEDIGIVLGEAFKKGLGDKKGISRYGFFTLPMDETLASVTIDFSGRPAFVYNVPIRKGKIKTFDLELVEHFFEAFINTAQVNLHINVPYGRIKHHIVEGIFKAWSRATRQAVQKDSRIKGVASTKGRL is encoded by the coding sequence ATGAGAAAAGTCAACGTCTCTCGAAAGACCAAAGAAACCTCGATTGTCCTTGAATTGAACCTCGACGGCAAGGGGAGCTACTCGATCCGAACGCCGATCCCCTTTTTAAATCATATGCTGGAACTCTTTACCAAGCATGGTCTCTTTGACCTTAAACTCAAGGCGACCGGCGACACCCATGTGGATGACCACCACCTGGTCGAAGATATCGGGATCGTCCTTGGCGAGGCGTTCAAGAAGGGATTGGGAGACAAGAAAGGGATCTCCCGGTACGGCTTTTTCACGTTGCCGATGGATGAGACCCTGGCCTCTGTCACCATTGATTTTTCAGGACGGCCGGCCTTTGTTTACAATGTCCCGATCCGAAAGGGAAAGATTAAAACTTTCGATCTGGAACTGGTGGAACACTTTTTCGAGGCATTTATCAATACCGCGCAGGTCAACCTGCATATCAATGTTCCGTATGGACGGATCAAACACCATATCGTTGAAGGGATCTTCAAGGCCTGGTCTCGTGCTACCCGACAAGCGGTGCAAAAAGATTCTCGAATCAAGGGAGTTGCCTCCACAAAGGGTCGTTTGTAG
- the hisH gene encoding imidazole glycerol phosphate synthase subunit HisH: MIAVVDYGMGNLRSVAKALETVRATVEITRDPKKIKTADRLVLPGVGAFADCMANLKKFSLIEPLKEFIASGRPFLGVCLGLQLLFEEGEEFGRHEGLGILKGKVVRLSLPATLKIPHMGWNQIKKKKENALLKNIKDGTDFYFVHSYVVVPKEKSVIATTTHYGGEFVSSVAKDNLFACQFHPEKSQAAGLKLLEAFATGKV; encoded by the coding sequence ATGATCGCCGTTGTCGATTACGGCATGGGGAATTTGAGAAGCGTTGCCAAGGCGCTGGAAACGGTCAGGGCCACGGTTGAGATCACCAGGGATCCCAAAAAAATTAAAACAGCGGACCGGCTGGTACTGCCGGGGGTCGGCGCCTTTGCCGACTGCATGGCAAACCTCAAGAAATTTTCCCTGATCGAACCGCTTAAGGAGTTTATTGCCAGTGGCCGCCCTTTTTTGGGGGTCTGTCTGGGGCTTCAACTCCTGTTTGAAGAGGGAGAAGAGTTTGGCCGGCACGAGGGACTAGGGATCCTCAAAGGAAAAGTGGTCCGCTTAAGCCTTCCGGCAACACTCAAAATTCCTCATATGGGGTGGAATCAGATCAAGAAGAAAAAAGAAAATGCTCTTTTAAAAAATATCAAGGACGGGACAGATTTTTATTTCGTTCATTCTTACGTTGTTGTTCCAAAAGAAAAATCGGTGATTGCCACAACCACTCACTATGGCGGGGAGTTTGTCTCGAGCGTTGCCAAAGACAACCTCTTCGCCTGCCAGTTTCACCCGGAGAAAAGTCAGGCGGCAGGCCTTAAATTGCTCGAAGCCTTCGCAACAGGCAAAGTATAA
- the hisA gene encoding 1-(5-phosphoribosyl)-5-[(5-phosphoribosylamino)methylideneamino]imidazole-4-carboxamide isomerase: MILYPAIDIKEGKAVRLTQGEFAKVKVYFDNPLEAARKWVAAGAEWLHVVDLDGALSGEPKNTSFLEAILQSVSVPVQIGGGIRNEEIAEIYLTLGAGRIVIGTAAIEDPDLIQVLCEGYPDRVAVGIDAKEGKVAVKGWRETSDQTAIALAQHCEEVGATQIIYTDIQRDGMMSGPNFEALEKMREAVGIEIIASGGISSLEDLKRLKEIGIEGAILGKALYEGKIDLKEALKIC; the protein is encoded by the coding sequence GTGATCCTTTATCCCGCTATTGATATCAAAGAGGGCAAGGCAGTTCGGCTCACCCAAGGGGAGTTTGCAAAGGTCAAGGTCTATTTTGACAACCCACTCGAGGCGGCTCGAAAATGGGTCGCCGCCGGGGCCGAATGGCTTCATGTCGTCGATCTGGATGGGGCCCTCTCCGGGGAACCGAAGAATACCTCATTCCTCGAGGCGATCCTCCAGTCGGTCTCTGTCCCGGTACAGATCGGTGGAGGGATTCGGAACGAAGAGATCGCAGAGATTTACCTGACCCTCGGGGCCGGAAGAATTGTCATCGGAACGGCCGCGATTGAAGACCCGGACCTGATTCAGGTTTTGTGCGAAGGGTATCCGGATCGTGTCGCCGTCGGGATTGACGCCAAAGAGGGAAAGGTCGCGGTGAAAGGTTGGCGGGAAACCTCCGACCAGACAGCCATCGCCCTCGCCCAGCATTGCGAAGAGGTCGGGGCGACACAGATTATTTACACCGATATCCAACGGGACGGGATGATGAGCGGCCCCAATTTTGAGGCCCTGGAAAAAATGAGGGAGGCGGTCGGGATTGAAATCATCGCCTCCGGAGGGATTTCTTCACTGGAGGATTTGAAACGATTGAAAGAGATTGGCATCGAAGGAGCGATTTTGGGGAAGGCGTTGTACGAAGGAAAAATTGATCTAAAGGAGGCTTTGAAAATTTGCTGA